From Candidatus Tisiphia endosymbiont of Melanophora roralis, a single genomic window includes:
- the rsmI gene encoding 16S rRNA (cytidine(1402)-2'-O)-methyltransferase — protein sequence MIFKPGLYIVSTPIGNLDDITLRALETLKNSTIILCEDTRISRKLLAKHNIKTKLQIYNDHSDYQEREFIRTLIDNGAIVSLISDAGTPLIADPGYKLVRYLRKLNYHIDVVPGVSALTTSITISGLPSDRFLFAGFLPKTIEGKKKIFTELSNIKATLIFFETASRIEQSLHTAFTVFGNREVCVARELTKFYQEVKSGLIEDVINFYNSNIIKGEIVLLISGTSQPHKALLADDLKKFIDLYLSKGWSAKSVTDIANENFGRSYSKKEIYSIVNKIKNGSD from the coding sequence ATGATCTTCAAACCAGGGCTATACATTGTCTCAACACCTATTGGTAACCTAGATGATATAACACTCCGGGCTTTAGAAACGTTAAAAAATTCCACAATTATACTGTGTGAGGATACTAGAATATCAAGAAAATTACTAGCAAAACATAATATAAAGACTAAGTTACAAATATATAATGATCATAGTGATTATCAAGAAAGAGAATTTATCCGCACATTAATTGATAATGGAGCAATAGTTAGTCTAATATCTGATGCTGGAACACCGTTAATTGCTGATCCTGGTTATAAACTAGTAAGATATTTAAGGAAACTGAATTATCACATAGATGTAGTGCCAGGCGTTTCGGCATTAACTACCTCTATAACCATTTCTGGATTACCATCAGATCGTTTTCTATTTGCTGGATTCTTACCAAAAACTATTGAAGGTAAAAAGAAGATTTTTACAGAATTATCTAATATAAAAGCAACTTTGATTTTTTTTGAAACTGCTAGCAGAATAGAACAATCGCTACATACAGCTTTTACTGTTTTTGGTAATAGGGAGGTATGTGTAGCACGAGAACTTACTAAATTTTATCAAGAAGTAAAGTCTGGGTTAATAGAAGATGTAATAAATTTCTATAACTCGAACATTATCAAGGGGGAAATAGTACTGCTAATTTCCGGTACTTCTCAACCTCATAAAGCTCTTCTTGCAGATGACTTAAAAAAATTTATAGATTTATACTTATCTAAAGGATGGAGTGCAAAAAGTGTCACAGATATAGCTAATGAAAATTTTGGAAGAAGCTACAGCAAAAAAGAAATATATTCTATAGTTAATAAAATTAAGAACGGGAGTGATTAA
- a CDS encoding penicillin-binding protein activator, whose product MSSIKDFLHKSKKLSRFLEETKPSRGAYIDDCSERRRVSTTKSPTRLTYAQKFLKVTLSFICLVSLFSCQSNKEVVVSRAKEVARETLEVAILMPLTGEHSTLGKQYNQLIKMGLEDGLKTYVHVTSYDGSNEKQVLAAMDKILLRKTKIILGPLYSNLTSLIANKAKAHDVIIITMSNNPVLADKKLFVFGHAPSKQLIKIINYFADHDYKNFIALLPSGSHAQTINQLIQNILIQKNSTLVRSEFYANIPESIEKAVLTVSNSVDNLNEMEDTATKPVIYLSDDSKNLDLLFDSIHKHNLDKKAVIIGDNRIDIDRSEPISIIFTGSLNIVNSNIIERAKNIGINHLSFMHAVAYDLGRITSKYIDTNFTEERFLAAINGKTPYTGISGNVYFIDSIAQREYDIIKKEDGLYSTIAKSDNKF is encoded by the coding sequence ATGAGCAGTATAAAAGACTTCCTGCACAAGTCAAAGAAGCTTTCGAGATTTTTAGAAGAAACGAAGCCGAGTCGAGGTGCGTACATAGACGATTGTTCGGAACGAAGGCGAGTTTCGACGACAAAATCACCAACTAGATTGACTTATGCACAAAAATTTTTAAAGGTCACCTTATCATTTATATGTCTTGTCTCTTTATTTTCTTGCCAATCTAATAAGGAGGTTGTTGTTTCTAGGGCAAAAGAAGTTGCTCGGGAAACTCTAGAAGTGGCTATTTTAATGCCCCTAACAGGAGAACATTCTACATTAGGTAAGCAATACAACCAATTAATTAAAATGGGTCTAGAAGATGGCTTAAAAACTTATGTTCATGTTACTTCTTATGATGGTTCTAATGAAAAGCAGGTACTTGCTGCAATGGATAAAATACTGCTACGTAAAACAAAAATTATTCTCGGACCATTATATTCAAATCTTACTTCTCTAATTGCCAATAAAGCTAAAGCACATGATGTTATTATCATTACCATGTCTAATAATCCTGTATTGGCAGACAAAAAACTTTTTGTATTCGGCCATGCTCCGTCAAAGCAACTCATAAAAATAATTAATTACTTTGCCGATCATGATTATAAAAATTTCATTGCACTTTTACCTTCAGGTAGTCATGCACAAACTATAAACCAACTTATCCAAAATATACTAATTCAAAAAAATTCTACCTTAGTGCGGAGTGAATTTTATGCTAATATACCGGAATCAATAGAAAAGGCGGTTTTAACTGTCTCAAATAGTGTTGATAATTTAAATGAAATGGAGGATACGGCAACTAAACCTGTAATTTATCTGTCAGATGATAGTAAAAATTTAGATTTGCTTTTTGATAGTATTCATAAGCATAATTTAGATAAGAAAGCAGTTATAATAGGTGATAACAGAATTGATATCGATCGTTCTGAACCTATAAGTATTATCTTCACCGGTTCATTGAATATTGTCAATAGTAATATAATAGAAAGGGCTAAAAATATAGGTATTAATCATTTGTCTTTCATGCATGCTGTAGCTTATGATCTAGGAAGGATAACATCAAAATATATAGATACCAACTTTACCGAAGAACGATTTTTAGCAGCTATTAATGGCAAAACCCCATATACTGGTATATCAGGTAATGTCTACTTCATCGATTCAATAGCTCAAAGAGAGTATGATATAATTAAGAAAGAAGATGGTCTGTATAGTACCATAGCAAAAAGCGATAACAAATTCTGA
- a CDS encoding ABC transporter permease, whose translation MIQSIKYSKKTQSNFIFNLLTFLIIASILIFIAWGLKQMAAPITVLEQQPVTLEYSNLFQYSLRTLLRMLIAVIVSLIFTFIYASLAVKSKKCEQILIPLLDILQSLPILGYISFTVTVFLALFPSSIMGAECAAIFAIFTSQVWNMTFSFYYSLKNIPQELHDAAYIFRMSKWRQFWQVSVPYAVPGLVWNIVVSISSGWFFVVASEVITVGNTHITLPGIGSYIALAITQKDLYAISSAIMSMSLVIISYDQLLLRPLVAWSDRFRYEMNAGNNVPHSWAFNLFQRSLIIHKLFSPIAYIAKFILYLPILNRYSEINSSSSNNFSNNTSWSDYLWYTVLGGIACFSIYYIYHFLHYDIGWSELLNVFVLASITMLRVVVLIILAAIIWVPIGIYVGLNPKVTTIVQPLAQFFAAFPANLLFPIVFIIITRYDLNPNIWLSPLMIMGAQWYILFNVIVGASTIPNDLKDATRIFKVSGWNWWFKVMLPAITPYFITGAITASGGAWNASIVAEIINFGDRKIAASGIGSYIAEMTIKADFNKIVLGMGVMALFVVLFNRLFWQPLNEYSIKRFQL comes from the coding sequence ATGATACAGTCTATAAAATATTCAAAAAAAACTCAGTCCAATTTTATCTTCAATTTGTTAACATTTTTGATAATCGCTAGCATCCTTATCTTTATTGCTTGGGGTTTAAAGCAGATGGCAGCACCAATAACTGTATTAGAGCAGCAACCAGTAACTCTAGAATATAGTAATCTTTTTCAGTATTCTCTCAGAACGCTTTTGAGGATGCTAATTGCAGTAATTGTCTCATTAATTTTTACTTTTATTTATGCCAGCCTAGCTGTTAAAAGCAAGAAATGTGAACAAATATTAATTCCGTTACTAGATATTCTTCAATCTCTTCCTATTCTTGGATATATTTCTTTTACAGTTACAGTTTTTTTAGCTCTTTTCCCGTCAAGTATTATGGGAGCTGAATGTGCAGCGATATTTGCCATTTTTACATCGCAAGTTTGGAACATGACATTTAGTTTTTATTATTCGCTTAAGAATATCCCACAAGAATTGCATGATGCAGCATATATTTTTAGAATGTCAAAATGGAGGCAATTTTGGCAGGTCAGCGTTCCATATGCAGTACCAGGATTAGTTTGGAATATTGTAGTATCAATATCTAGTGGGTGGTTTTTCGTAGTAGCTTCAGAGGTTATCACAGTTGGCAATACCCATATAACCTTGCCTGGAATAGGATCATATATTGCTTTAGCAATTACACAGAAAGATCTTTATGCAATTAGCTCAGCAATTATGTCAATGTCACTGGTGATTATATCATATGATCAATTGCTACTTAGACCTCTAGTGGCATGGTCTGATAGATTTCGTTATGAAATGAATGCAGGTAATAACGTGCCACATTCTTGGGCATTCAATTTATTTCAAAGAAGTTTGATTATTCACAAATTATTCTCCCCTATTGCTTATATTGCAAAATTTATACTTTATCTCCCCATACTTAATCGTTATAGCGAAATAAATTCAAGTTCGTCAAATAATTTTTCCAATAATACTTCGTGGAGCGATTATTTATGGTATACTGTACTGGGCGGCATAGCATGTTTTTCGATCTATTACATATATCATTTCTTGCATTACGATATTGGTTGGTCTGAGCTATTGAACGTATTTGTTTTAGCATCAATTACTATGTTACGTGTGGTAGTACTTATAATTCTTGCGGCAATTATATGGGTACCGATTGGTATATATGTTGGACTAAATCCTAAAGTAACAACTATTGTACAACCACTAGCACAATTTTTTGCAGCTTTTCCAGCAAACTTATTATTTCCAATTGTCTTTATAATTATTACTCGTTACGATTTAAACCCTAATATTTGGCTTAGTCCTCTGATGATTATGGGAGCTCAATGGTATATATTATTTAATGTTATAGTAGGAGCATCTACTATTCCCAATGATCTTAAAGATGCCACAAGAATTTTTAAAGTCAGTGGTTGGAATTGGTGGTTCAAAGTCATGTTACCAGCAATTACCCCGTATTTTATAACAGGAGCAATAACTGCATCAGGTGGGGCATGGAATGCTAGTATTGTGGCAGAAATTATTAATTTTGGCGATCGGAAAATAGCAGCAAGCGGCATTGGAAGTTATATAGCTGAAATGACAATAAAGGCTGACTTTAATAAAATAGTCTTAGGTATGGGAGTTATGGCTCTATTTGTGGTATTGTTTAATCGTTTATTTTGGCAACCGTTAAATGAGTATTCTATTAAAAGATTTCAGCTATAA
- the mnmA gene encoding tRNA 2-thiouridine(34) synthase MnmA, which yields MNNRINNPSTIVVAMSGGVDSSVVAAMLHEQGHKVIGITLQLYDHGIATKKKNACCAGQDIYDARMVADKLNIPHYILDYESRFKESVIDDFADSYIKGETPLPCVKCNQSVKFKDLLKVAKDLGADCLATGHYVRKIEGIGGAELHTGIDAGKDQSYFLFATTLEQLNYLSFPLGGLSKEQTRDFASKFNLSVADKPDSQDICFVPDGDYRKVISGIRKNANEQGKIIHVDGFELGTHNGIINYTVGQRRGLGIAFQTPLYVVRIDPTTKIVYVGPDSALDSTEFTIKDVNWLGKKMTEQEEIDVKVKIRSTRPATFAKISKISNTEIRVKLMYAEKSVTPGQACVIYDNDRVLGGGWITREIV from the coding sequence ATGAATAATAGAATAAACAATCCATCTACGATAGTAGTTGCAATGTCTGGTGGGGTTGATAGCTCAGTAGTGGCTGCTATGCTCCATGAACAAGGTCATAAAGTCATTGGTATAACTTTACAATTATATGATCACGGTATAGCTACCAAGAAAAAAAATGCCTGTTGTGCTGGGCAGGACATTTACGATGCAAGAATGGTAGCAGATAAGTTGAACATTCCGCATTATATCTTAGACTATGAGTCTAGATTTAAAGAATCAGTAATTGATGACTTTGCTGATAGTTATATTAAAGGCGAAACACCGCTACCATGCGTAAAATGCAATCAGTCAGTTAAATTTAAAGATCTGCTAAAAGTAGCAAAAGATTTAGGGGCTGACTGTCTTGCTACTGGTCATTACGTTCGAAAAATCGAAGGTATAGGTGGGGCAGAATTACATACTGGTATTGATGCTGGAAAAGACCAAAGTTATTTTTTGTTTGCAACTACTTTGGAACAATTAAATTATCTATCTTTTCCTTTGGGAGGATTGAGCAAAGAGCAAACAAGAGATTTTGCTAGCAAATTTAATCTAAGCGTTGCCGATAAACCTGATAGTCAAGATATTTGTTTTGTACCGGATGGCGACTATAGGAAGGTAATTAGTGGTATACGAAAAAATGCTAATGAGCAAGGTAAAATAATTCATGTAGATGGCTTTGAACTTGGGACACATAATGGTATAATAAATTATACTGTAGGTCAACGTCGTGGTCTTGGCATAGCCTTTCAGACACCACTTTATGTAGTAAGAATTGATCCTACTACAAAGATTGTATATGTTGGTCCAGATTCGGCTTTAGACTCAACCGAATTTACTATTAAGGATGTTAATTGGCTTGGTAAAAAAATGACCGAACAAGAAGAAATTGATGTAAAAGTTAAGATTCGTTCGACTCGACCTGCTACCTTTGCCAAGATTAGTAAAATAAGTAATACAGAAATTAGAGTAAAGTTAATGTATGCAGAAAAATCTGTAACTCCTGGTCAAGCTTGTGTCATATATGATAATGATCGAGTTCTTGGTGGGGGGTGGATTACTAGAGAGATTGTATAG
- a CDS encoding amino acid permease: MSFLTKKSFESIKELGKTSGLNKTLGAFDLVLLGLGAIIGTGVFVTTGIVAAKYSGPAVTLSYAIAGVTCIFVALAYTELATMLPTSGSVYTYAYVAFGEVFAWLIGSVIILELGFAAGTVAAGWSGYAQAILSAGGIYLPKALTAVPANGGIINLPAFLIVVFISFILYLGTKDSKKLNALLVFVKMAAIFAFIIYAAPHFNATNWQNFLPFGFSNMLVGASILFFAMTGFGTIAATAEECKNPNRDLMIGIIGSLVISTIVYVIIAGLATSIASFDQLNNDQPLAYALSLNNSNVGSAIVATGAVAGMTTVLMMNIYGTSRIFYVIARDGLLPKSFAKLHTKYDSPYITILLFSALAAILGGFCPTEILIQLSSMGALIDYTAVAIIVMLFRIKMPDATRPFKCPAAFIIIPFVLVACLYLLVIQIVDGEFNLMTAGKVLIYWFVAMFVLYIFRSFFIKHPNSR, encoded by the coding sequence ATGAGCTTTTTAACAAAAAAAAGTTTTGAATCAATAAAAGAACTAGGTAAGACTAGTGGTCTTAATAAAACTTTAGGAGCATTTGACTTAGTACTACTAGGGCTTGGTGCTATAATAGGCACAGGTGTATTTGTCACTACTGGTATAGTTGCTGCCAAATATTCTGGGCCGGCTGTTACGTTATCATATGCTATTGCAGGTGTAACCTGTATTTTCGTTGCTCTTGCTTATACAGAACTTGCTACAATGTTACCTACTTCTGGTAGTGTGTATACTTATGCTTACGTAGCTTTTGGAGAAGTATTTGCTTGGTTAATTGGTAGTGTTATTATACTAGAACTTGGTTTTGCTGCTGGTACTGTTGCGGCCGGTTGGTCCGGATATGCTCAGGCAATATTGTCAGCAGGCGGAATATATTTACCTAAGGCTTTAACTGCTGTACCTGCCAATGGTGGTATAATAAATTTACCAGCTTTTCTTATCGTAGTATTTATCTCTTTTATTTTATATTTAGGAACAAAAGATAGTAAAAAGCTAAATGCTCTATTGGTATTTGTAAAAATGGCAGCTATCTTTGCTTTTATCATATATGCTGCACCACATTTTAATGCTACAAATTGGCAGAATTTTTTACCTTTCGGCTTTAGTAATATGCTAGTTGGAGCATCTATTCTATTTTTTGCTATGACAGGTTTTGGTACGATAGCTGCTACAGCTGAAGAATGTAAAAACCCCAACCGTGATTTAATGATTGGCATTATTGGGTCACTGGTAATTTCAACAATAGTATATGTTATAATAGCTGGATTGGCTACTAGCATAGCCTCTTTTGATCAACTTAATAATGATCAACCACTTGCTTATGCACTAAGCCTAAATAACAGTAATGTTGGTTCGGCAATTGTTGCTACTGGTGCTGTTGCTGGTATGACTACAGTACTAATGATGAATATTTATGGTACGTCTCGTATCTTTTATGTAATTGCCCGAGATGGGTTACTACCTAAAAGTTTTGCCAAACTACATACTAAATATGATAGTCCTTATATTACTATCTTACTATTTTCTGCCCTTGCTGCTATATTAGGGGGATTTTGTCCAACGGAAATCCTTATACAGCTATCATCTATGGGAGCTTTAATAGATTACACGGCAGTTGCTATAATAGTTATGTTGTTTAGAATAAAAATGCCGGATGCAACAAGACCGTTTAAATGTCCTGCTGCTTTTATCATTATCCCATTTGTTTTAGTAGCTTGTCTATACTTACTAGTTATACAAATAGTTGATGGTGAGTTTAATTTAATGACTGCGGGGAAAGTACTAATATACTGGTTTGTGGCAATGTTTGTCCTATATATTTTTAGGTCATTTTTCATAAAACACCCCAATTCTAGATAA